One Zeugodacus cucurbitae isolate PBARC_wt_2022May chromosome 3, idZeuCucr1.2, whole genome shotgun sequence genomic region harbors:
- the LOC105212042 gene encoding homeotic protein female sterile, whose translation MASKRKASVLLHKETIPAAVATTTTTDATGNGGATSTGGVVGISAAAGSVAGSVGGDNNTETDPYAGLMKDADKLKLMLLAWNYQNSNAVRNGTEGPDLGVVGGLWAQYQNALAQNAANNKMDISLSPVPRTDVTSPMEAQDETNSSGQKEEDEGSEDDSDDKLDEKLATHDPERLKAFNMFVRLFVDENLDRIVPISKQPKEKIQAIIDSCARQFPEFSDRSRKRIRTYLKSCRRNKKTREGWDNTTRPTPAHLTSVQAEQILAIACENESMNAKRMRIGLEPITHAIPAPGSAVAAAAAAAAAAAAAAVAATSSAASVGGVGNSTITSVSAGDALSTVTTSTLPFVGGGGGGFARSTPNSDATEPLSLTPAAAVAAAAAAAVAASTAGVGGGSGGINSARSSPLALSSNTSVSGSTSGLDIKPLTAVLSNGNTPTNGTVGGLAGLPATSPLYRPSDFTSPSAASPFVAAAAAAVAAGRTPTYPGYFPGVAGLGNVAPTDLSMKPSSTSTCVTLTTAPTTVNTNNNIGVMGVGAPNLTSLVATGGLSINNNNALVTATQQLQQLQQQQQQQQQQQQQQQQQQQQQQAIMATGMNANQMVGGSLNDPNVVAAAAVRPPPLLAHKLSPNEITAARQVISAYRESAAFLLRTADQVEQLLVQQQ comes from the exons GAGACCATCCCAGCTGCAGTTGCGACCACAACCACCACGGACGCGACCGGCAATGGCGGCGCCACTAGCACCGGCGGTGTTGTGGGCATTAGCGCCGCAGCAGGTTCGGTGGCTGGGAGCGTTGGCGGTGACAATAACACCGAAACGGATCCCTATGCCGGCTTAATGAAGGATGCCGACAAATTGAAACTGATGTTGTTGGCTTGGAATTATCAAAACTCGAATGCGGTACGCAATGGCACTGAGGGACCCGATTTGGGTGTGGTCGGCGGTTTGTGGGCACAATACCAGAATGCGTTGGCACAGAATGCGGCAAACAACAAAATGGACATATCCTTGTCGCCAGTGCCGCGCACAGATGTGACATCGCCCATGGAGGCGCAGGATGAGACAAACTCATCAGGGCAGAAGGAAGAGGATGAAGGCTCCGAGGATGATTCGGATGATAAACTAGACGAGAAGTTGGCCACACACGACCCCGAACGGCTGAAGGCATTCAAT ATGTTCGTGCGTTTGTTTGTGGATGAAAATCTTGATCGCATTGTGCCAATTTCAAAGCAGCCAAAAGAGAAAATACAAGCAATCATCGATTCATGCGCCAGACAATTTCCCGAATTTAGCGATCGCTCACGTAAACGTATACGAACGTATCTAAAGTCGTGCCGACGCAATAAGAAAACACGCGAAGGCTGGGATAACACC ACCCGTCCGACACCAGCCCATTTGACGTCCGTGCAGGCGGAACAGATACTGGCGATCGCCTGCGAGAATGAGTCCATGAATGCCAAACGCATGCGTATCGGCCTAGAACCCATCACACATGCCATACCGGCGCCTGGTTCAGCCGTCGCcgcagctgcagcagcagcggcagcagctgcCGCGGCCGCAGTGGCCGCCACCAGTTCCGCCGCATCCGTAGGCGGCGTTGGCAATTCCACCATCACATCGGTTTCGGCTGGCGATGCACTCTCCACCGTCACAACGTCTACGCTGCCGTTTgttggcggcggtggtggtggcttCGCACGTTCCACACCCAATTCCGATGCCACCGAACCGCTTTCGTTGACACCAGCCGCTGCAgtggctgctgctgcagctgcagcTGTGGCTGCTTCGACGGCTGGCGTAGGTGGTGGCAGTGGTGGTATCAACTCAGCGCGCAGCTCACCGCTGGCATTGAGTTCAAACACAAGCGTGAGTGGTAGCACTAGTGGGCTGGACATAAAGCCACTGACAGCTGTACTATCGAATGGCAATACGCCAACCAATGGTACGGTAGGTGGACTGGCTGGATTACCTGCCACAAGTCCACTTTATCGGCCATCGGATTTCACTTCACCATCAGCGGCATCGCCATTCGTAGCTGCTGCCGCTGCGGCAGTGGCTGCCGGTCGCACACCAACCTATCCCGGCTACTTTCCCGGCGTAGCAGGGCTTGGCAATG TCGCTCCTACGGATCTCTCCATGAAACCATCGTCCACCAGCACGTGTGTTACACTCACTACCGCTCCAACCACCGTCAATACGAACAATAACATCGGCGTGATGGGTGTTGGCGCACCGAATCTCACAAGTCTGGTCGCCACTGGCGGTCTCTccatcaataataataatgcgcTCGTCACCGCCACACAGCAGCTacaacagctgcaacaacagcaacagcaacagcagcagcaacaacagcagcaacaacagcagcagcagcaacagcaagcgATCATGGCGACCGGCATGAATGCCAATCAAATGGTTGGTGGCTCATTGAATGATCCAAATGTTGTGGCAGCTGCTGCAGTACGCCCACCGCCATTGTTGGCACACAAACTGAGTCCCAACGAAATAACGGCAGCGCGTCAAGTGATCTCGGCGTATCGGGAGAGCGCAGCTTTCCTGCTACGCACTGCCGATCAGGTGGAACAGCTGCTTGTGCAACAACAGTAA